One Gammaproteobacteria bacterium genomic window, GTTGTCGCGTCTTGATGACGAACGATCCCGGCGCGGCGCTGTCCCTGCTTTGCTTGGGCACCGGTCTTGGGCTTCCTGCCCAAGCCGTTCACTGCTTCGCAGCTCACCCGGCGCGATCCGGTCTGTCATTTTCCGGCAATCGCCTAACTGCCGCTCAGCGGAATGCGTAGGACCTGACCGGTACGGATCCTGTCGCCACTCAGGGCGTTGACCTTACGCAGGCGCCCGACGTCGACCTGGTAGCGGTGAGCGATCGCGGACAACGTTTCCCCTCGCTGGATGACGTGAGTGTCAGCCCCTGACGATGCGTCCGCCATTCTGGCGCCGGCTGGGGCATGCTGCCGGAAATAGCGCTTGACCCCCAGCAGGATCGCGGTTGCGACCTGTTTCTGGTAGGCCCGGGTCTTGAGCCGTTTCTCCTCCCGGGCGTTGGAGATGAATGCAGTTTCCACCAGCACGGAGGGGATATCCGGTGACTTGAGGACCACGAACCCGGCCTGCTCGACCTTTCGGCTGTGTACCCGTCCGACGGCGGTGAGTTCCTTCAACAGTGACGACGCCACATCGGCGCTGGCCTCGATCGTCGCGGTCTGTGACAGGTCCAGCAACACGGAGGCGAGCAGACCATCCTTGTCGGTGAGGCTCACGCCGCCGATCAGATCCGCGTCGTTTTCCTTCTTCGCCAGCCAGCGGGCGTGCTCGCTGCTGGCGCCGTGCGGTGACAGGACATAGACCGAGGCGCCCTGCGCCTTGCGGTTCCGCGCCGCATCCGCGTGAATGGACAGAAAAAGATCTGCCTGGGAGCTTCGCGCCTTCTGGATCCGGTCCCGCAGGGGGAGATACACATCCCGGTCGCGGGTCAACACCGCGCGCATCCCCTTTTCGCGATTGATCAACGATGCCGTTTGCCTCGCGATGGCGAGTACGACGTCCTTTTCGCGCGTCTTTCGCCTGCCGATCGCCCCGGGATCCTTGCCGCCGTGACCGGCATCGATCGCGACGACTACCTCACGTGTCCGCAGTGGCGTTTCCGCCGAGGACTTCACCGGCTGTTGACTCGACTTTCCCTCCCGACTGCTGAGATCCACCACCAGCCGATGACCGCGCCCTTTCTCGGGTTCCAACGCAAAGCTTCGCGGGGCCGCCATCCGGTTCAGATCGAGTACGATTCGCAGGTCCTTCTCCCCCTTGGACGCCCATCGGACCCCCTTGAGCAGCGAATCTCCCGCGCTCACCTCATGCAGCCTCCCCGAGGCCCGGGTGTCCGCGAGGTCGATCACGACGCGGTGCGGCGCGGTAAGTGTAAAGATGTTGTGATCGACCGGCTGGCTGAGTTCCATCACCAGCCGCGTGTCGCCATTGCGACCGGCGACCCGGATCCGTTTCAGTACCGCCGCCGAACCCGCCATGACCGGCGAGGAGAGCAGCCAAGCGGCGGCGCCTCCAGTCAGCGCGATACACCGCAACAGAAACCGGCGGCGCGTCCCGCCTGCCAGCCCCTCATCATTCCCCCTGGTTTCCCCCCTCCCTGGGGAAGCGGCGACGCGCCCGAACATCGTGAGCATTTCTTGCTGTTCTCCCACCCCGTTCCAAAGACAACCATCTCTCGGCGGTCTGCCGTGACCGGGAACCCGGCGATTTCCCCGAAAGGCCGACCTCGTGGCGAGACGATCCGGAAATCTGCCCCCATCGAAGTGACTTCCCCGCTTCATGAGTGTGGCGCATTCCCAGAAAAGTTCAAGTGGTTTTTTCAAACAATTCTCACTAGATACAGTTCCAACCTTAACCGTTTTATTGATCAACCCCGGAACCGATCGCCCGCAATGCCCGCCGGCCCGCGTCACTGGAGGCCCGAAACCGCAAGCGGCGACCGAAGGATGTCTCCTCGAGACGTACCTCGATATCGGGTTGCGGCAACACGCCGGCGCCCT contains:
- a CDS encoding N-acetylmuramoyl-L-alanine amidase, with the protein product MLTMFGRVAASPGRGETRGNDEGLAGGTRRRFLLRCIALTGGAAAWLLSSPVMAGSAAVLKRIRVAGRNGDTRLVMELSQPVDHNIFTLTAPHRVVIDLADTRASGRLHEVSAGDSLLKGVRWASKGEKDLRIVLDLNRMAAPRSFALEPEKGRGHRLVVDLSSREGKSSQQPVKSSAETPLRTREVVVAIDAGHGGKDPGAIGRRKTREKDVVLAIARQTASLINREKGMRAVLTRDRDVYLPLRDRIQKARSSQADLFLSIHADAARNRKAQGASVYVLSPHGASSEHARWLAKKENDADLIGGVSLTDKDGLLASVLLDLSQTATIEASADVASSLLKELTAVGRVHSRKVEQAGFVVLKSPDIPSVLVETAFISNAREEKRLKTRAYQKQVATAILLGVKRYFRQHAPAGARMADASSGADTHVIQRGETLSAIAHRYQVDVGRLRKVNALSGDRIRTGQVLRIPLSGS